The Prevotella melaninogenica region AATCTGTACGCTTCATCTCCGTCGCTCATTGTGCCACTGGCACCTCCCTGACATTGCACTTAGCTCCGTCCTCTCCGTGGCTCTGTGTGCCTTATTATGTATGCACCTTACCTCATCAATCCATATTTCATAAGTACCATTTTACGCCAGTTCGGGATAAGGATTTGCTTAGAAAAGTTCCAATTGCCTAGTCTTTTCAATGCGCACGGGAAGTGCCTCGGGCTTATTCTCGAAGAAACAATATGTTGCCAATGCCGCACAGAGATTCATGAGAAAGTTATGTACGGAGCGATGGCGTGAATGGACAAGGTTGGCCTTGTTCTTGAGCAGTTCGTTGATGCATTCTATTATATATCGCTTGCGCAGCATCATCTTGTCCCACAAGGGCATAAGATTGTTTTTCATGTTTGATTTGAGCCCGTGAACGAGATGGATGCCTTGGTTGAAGAGGTTCTCAAAGAACTCTTGCTTGATGTAGCCCTTATCGGCAAATACTTTGCCGTAGAGCACCTTGGTGAAGACCTGCCACACCCTAGGGTCCCTGTCGTCCACGTTTGCGGGAGTTAGGCAGAACGTGAGTACATCGCCCATCTCGTAGCACAGCAGATGAAGCTTGAAGCCATGACACCACCCCATTGTTCCCTTTCCGTTCTTAGCAAGTCCATCAAACACCTTGTTGAAATTCCTTCTCATGTTGTGGCATACGGGAATCATCGTGCTGTCCACGAAACTAATGCCCGTGCACTTTCCAAAACCTTGGATGCGCATGAAGGCCATCAGCTCGAAGAACACGCGAGGCTTGAGTTCCACGAAACGCGTGTAGGACACGGTCTTAGGGAAGTAGCTTGCCATATGCTCCTTGATGAAGAAGAGGTAATAGTGCTTGAAATTGCGGAAAGAGCCAAAATGGTAGCACAACAGGATGGTCATGATTTCGCTCTTGGACATCTGCCCTTTACGGTTTCGCATGCGCTTATATCCCTCGTCTATGGGGGCGATATGTAGGTTTTTAGTTAACTCGGCATCTAAATTCTTGCAGAACTCATCCAATATACAAAATATTTCTGTAACTTTGTCTGTGGTAATCATCGCTATATATGTTTTGTAAGTGATTGATTTTCAACTATAAAGTTACAAAATAATAGCGAGATTACCAACTTTTTAGAGAACTTTCTTATCCCGAACTGGCGTACCACTTAGTCTCAACACTTTGCAAAATGGTGCAAAATACACTGCGTTTTGCAGCAAAACGCACTGCTAACTCGTGCTAAACGCAAGGCTAAATGCAGCAAAACGCAAGGCGTGTGAGCAAAGGGCGCGACCCAATTTATGCAAAAACAACTGACGTGAACCACAAAAAAAGTGGGAAAAAGGCGCAATAAGCATAGAATTAGCACCTTTTTCTCACTAAAAACTCAAAAAGCAGCGCAAAAGTTATGATTTAAACTCCTGCCTTTATGCAATATTCATTTTTGTGTTAGCGTGCTTATGCACAAGCACTTACACCATTTTGGTCTCGTTTGGGGCATTAAAAGCCTATTTTGGGGCATCGCCTACAGGCGTTTTTGCCTTTCTAGAAGTGGTGTAGTACTGAAATGCGTTTTGTAAAGTCTATTTACCGTAGCTTTCAATCATTACACCCAGCTTTTTAAACCCAAATCAATTGTAAGACCACTAATCACACAATTGATGTTGCTTACAGTTCATCTTTTGTTGGCTTGTCGGCATCTTGCCTATGATATTGTTTGAGCGTAGTGCACCACATTTTCAATAACAACATCGGCAATGTGTCCAGCAATACACAAAATCAAAACAACTCTACCCACTGTTTTTGGGTAAAAAAGACATAATACCTAGTACGAAAACTTCATCCCAAGAAACAAACTGCGGGGTTGAGTAGGTCCGTAAACATAGTCGGAGGCACGCGAAGCCCCTTTATCCAAATCCTTTTGGTAAGCATCGAGCATGTTTTGCACCCCCGCACTAGCCTCCAATTTCACCTGCTTAGTTATGTAGAAATTATAGGCAAGCTTCAGGTTAAGCGTGAGAAACGCGGGAGTGTGCTCAATGATAGCAAAGTCGTTGGTGCGCTCGCTCCCCCCTTTGGGGTGGCCAACATACATTCTACCCGTGTAAACGCCCGATAACGATAGGGCAAAATCGATGGTGGGATGCACAGTGAGGGTGAAATATCCGTAGGTGTTGGGCGTTCGCAGCAGACGTTTAGTGGTTTTAAACTCGGGAGCAGCATCGTCGTCCCATTCTTCGGGCGTGCGATAACGGCTGCTTTGCCAAGTAAAACCAGCTTGCAATTGCGCCCACGACGAGAGCGAAGCCTTGCCCTCGAGGTTAATTCCATACACCGTTGCACCGTTAGAATTGAAGCGTTCTTCAACACGTGCGCCATCAATAATCACATCATCAGCCAGTTTGCGTGTAGCAAACATGTTGTTAAGGCGTGTGTAAAAGCCCTCAATAAGAACGTTGGTTTGTACTATTCCAAAACTTTTATAGAGGTCGACCGATGCACTAAAGCTGTGCGAACGTTCCTCTTTCAAATCCTTAGCCAACGCAATTTTCACACGGTCGCCATCAGCAATACGCGTATGAAGGTCTTCATCAAAAGCCTGTGGGGCTCTAAATCCGCCAGCGTAAGTAAGTCGGAAATTGGTGTTGGGCGTGGGATTGTAGCGCAGATTAACGCGCGGACTAAAGATAAGATGCGAGATAAGGTTGTGTTTGTCTAGTCGTCCGCCCAGAAGCAAGCCCCAATGGTTGTTTTTCCATTCGTTTTGAGCAAAGAAGCTACCAATATTCACGCGCTGTTCCATCAGGCTGTTGTAGCCCAGCGAGTGGTCTTTAATGCGGTCGTAGCTATATTCGGCCCCCACAACAAGACTCGAAGGCATGAACCACAGACGGTCGAAATTGTGCACATATTGCGCACCAGCTATGTAATTGATGTTATGCGTAAGGTTATAGGCTCGTTGTGCTTTGTCGTAGGCTTGCGCATCGGCCAGCGTTTGTTGTTGGTTGGCGGGCAGCGTGGCGGCATCGTCTTCGCTCATATCGAGGTTAAGTCCCAGTTTATAGGCTTCGTTCAAGGCCTTAAGTCCATCGGCAGCGGTGGCCAGTTCGCCCAGTCCGCCGTAATAACTCTTACGGTCAACGTTTTGAAACGAGGCATAAGCACTGAAATGTCCCTTACCATTAAGGCTAAAGAGGTCGTAGCCCAAACTTCCGCCGTTGATGGTATGTTCGATTTGTTCGGCAATATTGGCCTCGTGAGCAGGCAAGTAAAGTTTGTTTCCGCCACGTCTATACTCCTTCAAGCCGTGGTATTTAAGGGTTATTTTGGCGTAATCGGTGAGTCGGAAGAAAGAGCTAAGCCCCACAGTTTTATTATCTAGCGTGGGAAGGTCGGTGTAACCATCGCCATCGCGGTCGTAAGCAGCGCGGTGTCGGCTTTGTCCATAGAGATAAAACCCAGCTCTATTATTGGTTGTAACAACCGACAGGTTGCCCGTGGTGTTGTTGTCGAAAGCAGTAGAGCCATTTGTTGCGCCTGTGATGGTGTGCGCCACATCGGCCGAATTTTCGCTAGGTTCTTTGGTAATGATATTGATGGTGCCACCAATGGCCGAAGCACCGAAGAGCGCCGAGCCACCACCGCGAACAATTTCAACACGTTGCACCATGTTAGAGGGTATCTGTTCGAGTCCATAAACACCTTGAAGGGCCGTGAAAACGGGTCGCGAGTCGATTAATATTTGCGAATAATGACCATCAAGCCCATTGATGCGCACCTGCGAGAATCCGCAATTGGTGCAATTATCTTCGGTTCGCACGCCCGGTTGGAAGTTTAAACCCTGCACCAAGGTTGTAGAATGGGTAGACTCGAGCAACTTCGTGTCCAGAACATTCACAACCACAGGCGACTCACGTCTAAGTGTTTGACTACGATTGGCCGACACAACAACCTCGTCGAGCGCAATTTCGTCGGGTTTGAGCATCACATTCAGCTCATGGGTATTATTTTTTTGCGTTGTCACCTCGTGTTTGTAAGCCCTATAACCAGCCGAGCGCACTTCCACAATCACCTTTCCCACAGGCAGATTTCGCAGCATAAAATGGCCATCGGCATCGGTGGTGGTAGTGATAACTGTACCCAAAACCAGCACGCTCGCGTGCGAAAGAGGATGTTGTGTTTTACTATCCACAACGCGTCCCTTAATGTTGGCTTCGGTATTAACTTTCACTTCGTTCTCGTGCCTTGCGTAAGTGGGCAGCGAAAGAACGAACGTAGCGGCGAAAACAAACGCCGATTTACATAAAATCTGTTTTACGGTTCTTTTCTTTATCATTTTAAATTGTTTTAAATTCAGGCATGTTCTGTAAATCTTCGATATAGTCACAGCACGCCCCATAGGGCTTTTTGTGACCTTATCAATGATTCTAGAGCTCGCCTTTGATTTGTTAATGCAAAGGTAGGATGTTGTAAGGAATAGTGCAATACCTAGAAGTAGGGAAAAAGCCTCACCCCTCTGGAGGGTGTGTCAAAATGCAAATTAATAACTTGACAACTTTCAATCTATAAGTAGGATTCTATTAAAGGCAAAGAAAAGACCATTTCTTTACTCAAAATCGAGTATAGAAATGGTCATTTTTTATTGAATTGTTTCAAACAGTATGATTATCAAAATGGAACTTACATTTTGACACACCGTCCTTATAAATGTTCTTATCTCCTTCGAAGAGAATCTACAGAGAGATCAGGCCCAGATATTAGTCTGTCACTCTGTATAATAGAAACTAACGAATCATTTTCAAATGTTAATGCCGTTGTTATAATGAATCCTTCACATAGGACACGAGCAGGTTCCTTATAATACAAAACGTCTATTCTCTTATGGTTTCTTGTAAAAACATCAGACCTAAATGGGAAACCACATTGTTTTTTCACATCTGCTTTATTGAGTCCTAAACGAATGTCTGACACCGGAGATTTAGACAATGTAGGTGCAATAGAACAAGAGTAAAGCCCTAAAATGGAGCCACAAAATAATGTACACATTACAAGGGATGAAAGTAAAAAACGTGTGTTATTTATTTTCATATATAATTTCTTTTGTTTCATAGTGTCGACTATATATTTTTTCTAATTTTACTATTCGATTATTTTTATCATAAGTAAATACACATGTATATGAAATAATGATGTCAGACATATTGGGCTTGTAAGTATAACTATATTGGGTAATAAGACTATCCTTGACTATAATGTTAATACTAAATACATAGTCAACACTGGCATCAAGATACGTGTAATACTTATTGATATCTTGTATAGAAATCTTTTTTCGCTCCCCTATAGGCTTTGTAAACGATAAGATTTCGCTTGGGTCATAACTTGACAAAATATCAGCAATAATACACGCATCTTTATATATGACCTCGGGATATTTTAGAATTATTCCATAATCAATCAGGCTATAAGATTGATCTAAAAATATCTTTTGATATTTGATATCATCTGCGGACAATTTAACCAATCTACCTCGTTTATTATACACCCCGATTTTTTTTTCGTTTAGAAATAAACTTCTCTCTACCTTACAACCATTGCTTAAAATTTTTACAACAGTTTGTGATTTCAATTCTAAACTATTTAGAATTGAAATCACAGAAAGTATCAATACAGCACAAAATCTCATTATTAATCTTTTATTTAGTTTCTTTCCAAAAAATAGTTCTTCCGTATACAGCTGTTGATTTTAATCTTGTT contains the following coding sequences:
- a CDS encoding IS982 family transposase — encoded protein: MITTDKVTEIFCILDEFCKNLDAELTKNLHIAPIDEGYKRMRNRKGQMSKSEIMTILLCYHFGSFRNFKHYYLFFIKEHMASYFPKTVSYTRFVELKPRVFFELMAFMRIQGFGKCTGISFVDSTMIPVCHNMRRNFNKVFDGLAKNGKGTMGWCHGFKLHLLCYEMGDVLTFCLTPANVDDRDPRVWQVFTKVLYGKVFADKGYIKQEFFENLFNQGIHLVHGLKSNMKNNLMPLWDKMMLRKRYIIECINELLKNKANLVHSRHRSVHNFLMNLCAALATYCFFENKPEALPVRIEKTRQLELF
- a CDS encoding TonB-dependent receptor, which gives rise to MIKKRTVKQILCKSAFVFAATFVLSLPTYARHENEVKVNTEANIKGRVVDSKTQHPLSHASVLVLGTVITTTTDADGHFMLRNLPVGKVIVEVRSAGYRAYKHEVTTQKNNTHELNVMLKPDEIALDEVVVSANRSQTLRRESPVVVNVLDTKLLESTHSTTLVQGLNFQPGVRTEDNCTNCGFSQVRINGLDGHYSQILIDSRPVFTALQGVYGLEQIPSNMVQRVEIVRGGGSALFGASAIGGTINIITKEPSENSADVAHTITGATNGSTAFDNNTTGNLSVVTTNNRAGFYLYGQSRHRAAYDRDGDGYTDLPTLDNKTVGLSSFFRLTDYAKITLKYHGLKEYRRGGNKLYLPAHEANIAEQIEHTINGGSLGYDLFSLNGKGHFSAYASFQNVDRKSYYGGLGELATAADGLKALNEAYKLGLNLDMSEDDAATLPANQQQTLADAQAYDKAQRAYNLTHNINYIAGAQYVHNFDRLWFMPSSLVVGAEYSYDRIKDHSLGYNSLMEQRVNIGSFFAQNEWKNNHWGLLLGGRLDKHNLISHLIFSPRVNLRYNPTPNTNFRLTYAGGFRAPQAFDEDLHTRIADGDRVKIALAKDLKEERSHSFSASVDLYKSFGIVQTNVLIEGFYTRLNNMFATRKLADDVIIDGARVEERFNSNGATVYGINLEGKASLSSWAQLQAGFTWQSSRYRTPEEWDDDAAPEFKTTKRLLRTPNTYGYFTLTVHPTIDFALSLSGVYTGRMYVGHPKGGSERTNDFAIIEHTPAFLTLNLKLAYNFYITKQVKLEASAGVQNMLDAYQKDLDKGASRASDYVYGPTQPRSLFLGMKFSY